From a single Cherax quadricarinatus isolate ZL_2023a chromosome 45, ASM3850222v1, whole genome shotgun sequence genomic region:
- the LOC128694878 gene encoding open rectifier potassium channel protein 1, which produces MSFKEWLVLLGIYVLFMLLGAIVFIHLEGDHELSQREDLMALKTYVTEVLWSLDNSSRGEVEDLLKAVGEECGHDFLQHVMDDPLTWSLWNSFFFTFTVITTIGFGHMYPATAWGRVFCILYAFIGVPFNGIVVAYLADLFSSKVVNSQVRRYAKRYHSWVSVATDTVLYLVPGMVIFLLVPSAVLTHVEEDWDFLDAFYFSVITLTTIGFGDRVAGLQEKEQVWLWVYKIVMVMWIFMGVGYIIMIITFIQKALRSKQVHEVEKKLALALKRKTNKLNTNVQRDLKRIRTAMITIAMTGVHPWYPDEETDKSRPAESIHSLHSRHSLHSRITVTPLATPSVYRTITSQSMTITRSVSESRLDTLCKARVDGLESLHHINNLLDIVQTMVEEHSATAAEAMENEIRNIVETHQYLPDDVVDSFNTSGGPGSAQEIPRVLEAGFVNQAHIDEDGKVRGKCESSDTLYNHYHTLHDRIQTKLNLLFPRKYPRKSSLLESIHNSEPFNDNDDSVWVTTTEPPSTSWVEDLARTNQTVPVPGYRNPNTEKTRPPLRSLFTNPRTTSDGVCKSPEDTYTSNHPKPDLDEERRSEKVCVFHLFHNDNKCNNV; this is translated from the exons ATGAGTTTCAAGGAGTGGCTGGTGTTGTTGGGGATCTATGTCTTGTTTATGTTGCTTGGAGCTATCGTCTTCATCCACCTGGAAGGTGACCATGAGCTCTCCCAGCGGGAAGACTTGATGGCACTGAAGACCTACGTCACTG AGGTACTGTGGAGCCTGGACAACAGTTCTCGGGGAGAGGTGGAGGATCTGTTGAAGGCGGTGGGTGAGGAGTGTGGTCATGACTTCCTGCAACACGTCATGGACGACCCTCTGACCTGGAGTCTCTGGAATTCATTCTTCttcaccttcactgtcatcaccacaatcG GCTTCGGTCACATGTACCCGGCGACGGCGTGGGGACGTGTGTTCTGCATCCTGTACGCCTTCATCGGCGTTCCTTTCAACGGCATCGTTGTCGCTTACCTGGCAGATCTCTTCTCCTCCAAG GTGGTGAACTCTCAGGTGAGGAGGTACGCCAAGCGATATCATTCGTGGGTTAGTGTAGCGACGGATACTGTGCTCTACCTGGTGCCTGGGATGGTGATCTTCCTGCTTGTGCCGTCTGCTGTGCTCACCCACGTCGAAGAAGACTGGGACTTTCTTGACGCCTTCTACTTCTCCGtcatcacccttaccaccatcGGCTTCGGAGACCGCGTCGCAG GTCTGCAGGAGAAGGAGCAGGTGTGGCTGTGGGTGTACAAGATAGTTATGGTAATGTGGATCTTCATGGGTGTGGGATACATCATTATGATCATCACGTTCATTCAGAAAGCTCTCCGGTCCAAACAG GTTCATGAAGTGGAGAAGAAGTTAGCGCTGGCGCTCAAGCGGAAGACCAACAAACTCAACACTAACGTTCAGCGCGACCTCAAACGCATCAGAACG GCAATGATCACTATAGCCATGACGGGAGTACATCCGTGGTACCCTGACGAGGAGACAGATAAGTCACGGCCAGCAGAGAGCATTCACAGCTTGCACAGTCGACATTCCTTACACAGCAGAATCACTGTGACGCCACTGGCCACGCCCAGTGTCTACCGCACCATCACTAGCCAATCTATGACCATCacacgctcagtttcggaatcCCGGCTGGACACCTTGTGCAAG GCCCGTGTGGATGGACTGGAGTCGCTGCACCATATCAACAATCTGCTGGATATAGTGCAGACGATGGTGGAGGAGCACAGCGCCACGGCTGCCGAAGCCATGGAAAATGAAATACGAAACATCGTGGAGACTCACCAGTACCTTCCTGACGATGTTGTGGATTCTTTTAATACGTCTGGAGGGCCGGGATCCGCCCAAGAAATACCACgagtactggaggcaggattCGTTAACCAGGCCCACATCGACGAAGATGGCAAAGTTCGAGGTAAATGCGAGAGCTCTGACACTCTCTACAACCATTATCATACTCTTCATGACAGAATACAAACGAAACTTAATTTACTTTTTCCGAGAAAATATCCCCGGAAGTCTTCTCTTCTGGAAAGCATACATAATTCAGAACCTTTCAATGATAATGACGATAGTGTGTGGGTGACCACGACGGAGCCTCCCTCCACCAGCTGGGTCGAAGACCTGGCACGGACAAATCAAACTGTTCCTGTCCCTGGATATAGAAATCCTAACACTGAAAAGACTCGTCCACCCTTACGCTCCCTCTTTACGAACCCGAGGACCACTTCCGACGGCGTGTGTAAGTCACCAGAGGACACTTATACGAGCAACCACCCAAAACCAGATTTGGACGAGGAACGTcgaagtgagaaagtgtgtgtATTCCATTTATTTCATAACGACAATAAATGCAATAACGTATAA